A single genomic interval of Primulina huaijiensis isolate GDHJ02 chromosome 7, ASM1229523v2, whole genome shotgun sequence harbors:
- the LOC140980127 gene encoding 14 kDa proline-rich protein DC2.15-like — protein MASKKSTSVALFLVLNLLFFAFATACDTCPTPKPKPKPKPKPKPQPCPPGTTVPVPATCPRDTLKLAACADLLGGLITVTIGTPPKTPCCTLLEGLADLEAAVCLCTAIKANILGINLNVPVSLSLLLNVCSKKVPPGFQCP, from the coding sequence ATGGCTTCCAAGAAAAGCACATCCGTTGCCCTATTTTTAGTCCTAAACCTTCTATTCTTCGCTTTCGCTACGGCATGCGATACTTGCCCTACCCCTAAGCCAAAACCGAAACCAAAACCGAAGCCGAAGCCCCAACCATGTCCGCCAGGTACCACAGTCCCTGTCCCAGCCACCTGCCCTAGAGATACCCTAAAACTAGCTGCATGTGCCGATTTGCTGGGTGGATTGATCACTGTGACCATTGGCACTCCCCCGAAAACTCCGTGTTGCACCTTACTCGAGGGCTTAGCCGATCTCGAGGCCGCCGTGTGCCTTTGCACAGCCATTAAAGCCAATATTTTGGGCATCAACCTTAATGTCCCAGTTTCCCTTAGCTTGCTTCTTAATGTGTGCTCCAAGAAAGTTCCACCAGGCTTCCAATGTCCTTAA